In one window of Duganella dendranthematis DNA:
- a CDS encoding alpha/beta hydrolase domain-containing protein — MSAVLAALAVVSAAQGAVERIEVLERTPFAPGVAFGDYGGYEKIRGIAYYALDPRAAANASIVDLKRAPRDKQGRVLFSSEFVLLRPAGAQPTTLLYDVNNRGNIAILGQVNGRSPAQNDPATAADAGDGFLMRHGFSLLFSAWTWDVAPSSPAAAGTPAPRPLVFAPPVAKGVKGRVQNEFTVNAPTDAVTYAGMRGLTYEPATPNDPHAQLTARARPGDKRRLIARSAWRFMAPELKGGPGRMQLDGGFQPDTIYELTYVAKDPYVTGAGLAGIRDLLSWFRDHPFENAAVPRNVLMFGISQSGRVIGRMLHDGLNVDEGGKLVFSGAYLQVPGAGGSAGFNSRFAQPTRHPSMMEEHDYPADAFPFTSAPLRDPVTGVTASTLDKARDKQGRLPKLIYANTSTEFWNRGASLIATTPDGERDVAPADNVRIYGFMGAQHYVGRSTKRAPFTACVSTSDHYLPMRALIVALDEWTVTGKQPPASAYPQLADGTLTTVADYRAIFPKGFGLTPPEQNLREPRLGFGRRFSTQGIADTVPPRHGDDYETRVPAPDADGNDRGGVRLVELQAPLGTHTGWNLRAVDTGFAWATSRFDGSFVPFARTEAERMAAGDPRPSLEARYPTRDDYAAAVRAAAERQVGAGLLLAEDVARTMQENLGLYDRILARDSADQSCNYLYAK; from the coding sequence ATGTCCGCCGTCTTGGCTGCCTTGGCGGTGGTTAGTGCCGCCCAGGGCGCCGTCGAGCGCATCGAGGTGCTGGAACGCACGCCGTTCGCGCCGGGCGTCGCCTTCGGCGACTATGGCGGCTATGAAAAGATACGCGGCATCGCGTACTACGCGCTTGATCCCAGGGCGGCGGCCAACGCATCCATCGTTGATTTGAAGCGCGCGCCGCGCGACAAGCAAGGCCGCGTGCTGTTCTCCAGCGAGTTCGTGCTGCTGCGGCCTGCGGGCGCGCAGCCCACCACCTTGCTTTATGATGTGAACAATCGCGGTAACATCGCCATCCTCGGGCAAGTAAACGGCCGCAGTCCTGCGCAAAACGATCCAGCCACCGCAGCTGACGCCGGCGACGGCTTCCTGATGCGGCACGGCTTTTCGCTGCTGTTCTCCGCGTGGACGTGGGACGTGGCGCCATCCTCGCCAGCCGCCGCCGGCACTCCTGCGCCGCGGCCGCTGGTGTTTGCGCCGCCCGTCGCGAAAGGCGTCAAGGGCAGGGTGCAGAACGAATTTACTGTCAACGCACCAACCGATGCTGTCACCTACGCTGGCATGCGCGGTCTGACCTACGAACCAGCAACGCCCAACGATCCACATGCACAGCTGACCGCGCGCGCGCGTCCGGGTGACAAGCGCCGTCTCATCGCCCGCAGCGCCTGGCGTTTTATGGCGCCTGAACTGAAGGGCGGTCCTGGCCGCATGCAGCTCGATGGCGGCTTTCAGCCCGACACCATCTATGAACTAACCTATGTGGCGAAAGACCCGTACGTCACCGGCGCCGGTCTGGCCGGCATCCGCGATTTGCTGTCGTGGTTCCGCGATCACCCGTTTGAAAACGCCGCCGTACCGCGCAACGTCCTGATGTTTGGCATCAGCCAGTCCGGCCGCGTCATCGGCCGCATGCTGCATGATGGCCTGAACGTCGATGAGGGCGGCAAGCTGGTATTCAGCGGCGCGTATCTGCAAGTGCCCGGTGCAGGCGGTTCGGCGGGTTTCAACAGCCGCTTCGCACAACCGACGCGTCATCCGTCGATGATGGAGGAGCACGACTATCCCGCCGACGCGTTCCCGTTCACCAGTGCGCCGTTGCGTGACCCAGTCACCGGCGTCACAGCATCGACGCTCGACAAGGCGCGCGACAAACAGGGCAGGCTGCCCAAGCTTATCTACGCCAACACCTCGACCGAATTCTGGAACCGTGGCGCCTCGCTGATCGCCACCACGCCGGATGGCGAGCGCGATGTGGCGCCGGCCGACAATGTGCGGATCTATGGCTTCATGGGCGCGCAGCATTACGTCGGCCGCTCCACCAAACGTGCGCCGTTCACCGCCTGCGTCTCGACCAGTGACCACTACTTGCCGATGCGCGCGCTGATCGTCGCACTCGACGAGTGGACCGTCACCGGCAAACAGCCGCCCGCCAGCGCCTACCCGCAGCTGGCCGATGGCACGCTGACCACCGTTGCAGATTACCGCGCCATTTTCCCCAAGGGCTTCGGCCTGACGCCGCCGGAGCAGAACCTGCGCGAACCGCGCCTGGGCTTCGGCCGTCGCTTCTCCACGCAAGGCATCGCCGACACCGTCCCGCCCAGGCACGGCGACGACTACGAAACCCGTGTGCCAGCGCCGGACGCCGACGGCAACGACAGAGGCGGCGTACGGCTGGTCGAGCTGCAGGCGCCGCTGGGCACCCACACCGGCTGGAACCTGCGCGCTGTGGATACCGGCTTCGCCTGGGCCACCTCGCGCTTCGACGGCAGCTTTGTGCCGTTCGCCCGCACCGAGGCGGAGCGTATGGCGGCCGGCGATCCACGGCCTAGCCTGGAGGCGCGCTACCCAACGCGTGACGATTATGCGGCCGCCGTCCGCGCCGCCGCTGAACGTCAGGTCGGCGCCGGCCTGCTGCTGGCCGAAGATGTCGCGCGCACCATGCAGGAAAACCTTGGCCTGTACGACCGTATCCTGGCCCGCGACAGCGCCGATCAAAGCTGCAACTACCTCTACGCCAAATGA
- a CDS encoding 8-oxoguanine deaminase, with translation MSKTLLIKNARVLVTMDHARREIADGAVYIRDNVIEQVGASGDLPQTADEVIDASGHVVMPGLVNTHHHMYQSLTRAIPAAQNGELFNWLTNLYPLWAGLTAEMIHVSTLTAMAELILSGCTTSSDHLYIYPNDCKLDDSIEAAHKIGMRFHAARGAMSVGQSKGGLPPDRVVEEEDAILKDTQRLIETYHDSSRHAMQRVVVAPCSPFSVSQELMKESARMARSFGVSLHTHLAENVNDIAYSREKFNMTPAEYAEDCGWVGPDVWHAHCVRLDDDGIHLFARTGTGVAHCPCSNMRLASGIAPIRKMLDRGVPVGLGVDGSASNDAGHMMGEVRQAMLLQRVGFGPDAMTARQALEVATLGGAKVLNRDDIGAIRPGMSADIVMFRLDGIGMAGALHDPVAALVFCTPPNVACSIINGKVVVRDGKLCTIDLPVIIERHNALALQLV, from the coding sequence ATGAGCAAGACACTCCTGATTAAAAACGCCCGGGTGCTGGTTACCATGGACCACGCGCGGCGCGAGATCGCCGACGGCGCGGTCTACATCCGCGACAACGTCATCGAACAGGTGGGCGCGAGCGGCGACCTGCCGCAAACAGCCGATGAAGTCATCGACGCCAGCGGACATGTGGTCATGCCCGGCCTGGTCAACACCCACCACCATATGTACCAGAGCCTGACGCGCGCCATCCCGGCCGCCCAGAATGGTGAGCTGTTCAACTGGCTGACCAACCTCTATCCGCTGTGGGCGGGCCTGACGGCGGAAATGATCCACGTCTCGACGCTGACGGCGATGGCGGAACTGATCCTGTCCGGCTGCACCACCAGCAGCGACCACCTCTACATTTATCCCAACGACTGCAAGCTCGATGACAGCATCGAGGCCGCGCACAAGATCGGCATGCGCTTCCACGCCGCACGCGGCGCCATGAGCGTCGGCCAGTCGAAAGGCGGCCTGCCGCCGGACCGCGTGGTGGAAGAGGAGGACGCCATCCTCAAAGACACGCAGCGCCTGATCGAGACGTACCACGATAGCAGCCGCCACGCGATGCAGCGCGTGGTCGTCGCGCCATGCTCGCCGTTTTCGGTATCGCAGGAGCTGATGAAGGAATCGGCCCGCATGGCGCGCAGCTTCGGCGTGTCGTTGCACACGCACCTGGCGGAGAACGTCAACGATATCGCCTACAGCCGTGAAAAATTCAATATGACGCCAGCCGAATATGCTGAAGACTGCGGCTGGGTAGGGCCTGACGTCTGGCACGCCCACTGCGTGCGGCTGGACGACGACGGCATCCACTTGTTTGCCCGCACCGGCACCGGCGTGGCGCACTGCCCATGCTCGAACATGCGTCTGGCCTCCGGCATCGCACCGATCCGCAAGATGCTGGACCGTGGGGTGCCGGTGGGCCTGGGTGTTGACGGCAGCGCCTCCAACGACGCCGGCCACATGATGGGCGAAGTGCGCCAGGCGATGCTGCTGCAGCGGGTGGGATTCGGTCCGGACGCGATGACCGCGCGTCAGGCGCTGGAAGTGGCGACGCTGGGCGGCGCCAAGGTGCTAAACCGCGACGACATTGGCGCCATCAGGCCGGGCATGTCGGCGGACATCGTCATGTTCCGGCTGGACGGCATCGGCATGGCCGGCGCGCTGCACGATCCGGTGGCGGCGCTGGTGTTCTGCACGCCGCCCAATGTCGCCTGCAGCATCATCAACGGCAAGGTCGTAGTGCGCGATGGGAAGCTGTGCACGATCGACCTGCCGGTGATCATTGAGCGCCACAACGCGCTGGCGCTGCAGTTAGTTTAG
- a CDS encoding DUF2288 domain-containing protein, whose translation MQTNPDKDTELRAKVNRETARLPWSELLKHFAQGNVVWVANSLDLVDVAVRISHDDKANISQWMHSGLLAKVNDQQAAAWLEADAQLWASVVSPFILVQEQKALN comes from the coding sequence ATGCAAACCAATCCAGACAAAGACACCGAACTCCGCGCCAAAGTTAACCGCGAAACAGCACGCCTGCCGTGGAGCGAGCTGCTGAAGCATTTCGCCCAGGGGAACGTGGTGTGGGTGGCCAATTCGCTGGACCTGGTCGATGTCGCCGTGCGCATCTCGCACGACGACAAGGCCAACATCAGCCAGTGGATGCACTCCGGCCTACTGGCCAAGGTCAACGACCAGCAGGCTGCCGCATGGCTGGAAGCCGACGCGCAGCTGTGGGCCAGCGTGGTCAGCCCCTTCATCCTGGTGCAGGAACAGAAGGCGCTAAACTAA
- a CDS encoding RES family NAD+ phosphorylase yields MPVSLVPPLTALRQFDTCRLLPSRFADVEDSVLAPLADSDAHLRDLFDLDNATNARLRTQNGGAAGINVDELVFGVPNFRIVNAAFTYAHPQGSRFNDGRRGAWYCAFDAKTALAEVSFHKAVEYAEINRFDDSVQYQCMLADFTATFHDLRNQPRYDDCLAADSYVASQTLAERLLDGGSLGILYPSVRRNGGVNLACFRPALVGNVRKGAVYRLTWQGSPVPKIEII; encoded by the coding sequence GTGCCGGTCAGCCTTGTTCCGCCTTTAACCGCGCTGCGCCAGTTCGACACCTGCCGTTTGCTGCCCTCCCGCTTTGCGGACGTGGAGGATTCCGTGCTGGCGCCGTTGGCCGACAGCGACGCCCACCTGCGCGACCTGTTCGACCTGGATAACGCCACCAACGCCCGGCTGCGCACGCAGAACGGCGGCGCGGCCGGCATCAATGTCGATGAACTGGTGTTCGGCGTGCCCAACTTCCGCATCGTCAACGCCGCGTTTACCTATGCGCATCCGCAGGGCAGCCGCTTCAACGACGGCCGGCGCGGCGCCTGGTATTGCGCGTTTGACGCCAAGACGGCGCTGGCGGAAGTCAGCTTCCATAAAGCGGTGGAGTATGCGGAAATCAACCGCTTCGACGACAGCGTGCAGTATCAATGCATGCTGGCCGATTTCACCGCCACCTTCCACGACCTGCGCAACCAGCCACGCTACGACGACTGCCTGGCTGCGGACAGCTACGTCGCCTCACAAACGCTGGCCGAACGGCTGCTGGATGGCGGTTCGCTCGGCATCCTCTACCCAAGCGTGCGGCGCAACGGCGGCGTCAACCTGGCCTGCTTCCGCCCTGCCCTGGTGGGCAATGTTCGCAAAGGCGCGGTCTATCGGTTAACATGGCAAGGTAGCCCAGTACCGAAGATAGAAATTATTTAA
- a CDS encoding antitoxin Xre/MbcA/ParS toxin-binding domain-containing protein, which produces MLNYAYPRSRFEPTVLVDLNAKAERERLSQSALKGFFKLVATWKVRDEDARQLLGGLSNSAYYDWKKNPERTLEVDCITRISYLLGIYKALHIIYGDKLADEWISLPNNNQIFEGRTPLAYMLGGGLLAMQTVRQLLDARRGGL; this is translated from the coding sequence ATGCTGAACTATGCCTACCCTCGCAGCCGCTTCGAGCCGACCGTCCTGGTGGATCTCAACGCCAAGGCCGAGCGCGAACGGCTGTCGCAATCGGCCCTGAAGGGCTTTTTCAAGCTGGTCGCCACCTGGAAGGTGCGCGACGAAGATGCACGGCAACTACTGGGCGGCCTGTCCAACAGCGCTTACTACGACTGGAAGAAAAACCCGGAACGTACGCTGGAAGTCGATTGCATCACTCGCATTTCCTACCTGCTGGGCATTTACAAGGCGCTGCACATCATCTACGGCGACAAGCTCGCCGATGAATGGATCAGCCTGCCCAACAACAACCAGATTTTCGAGGGCCGCACGCCGCTGGCCTATATGCTGGGCGGCGGCCTGCTGGCCATGCAAACCGTGCGCCAATTGCTGGACGCCCGCCGCGGAGGACTGTAA
- the recJ gene encoding single-stranded-DNA-specific exonuclease RecJ: MTRIATRNIPFRESEMLRQNGIHPVLARLYAARGLTDPKELSSELAAMIPPSGLLHIDAAAVFLADSIGARKRMVIVADYDCDGATACAVALRGLRAMGADIDFIVPNRFEYGYGLTPEIVELTAREKQPDIIITVDNGIASIDGVAEANRRGIEVIVTDHHLPADTLPAARVIVNPNQPECGFPSKHIAGVGVMFYVLLALRAELRKRGVFDAQTQPKLDNMLDLVALGTVADVVKLDANNRILVAQGLKRMRAGRMHAGVAALFRVAGREPRNANPFDLGFALGPRLNAAGRLEDMSLGIECLVTDDEDRAWQLAQQLNEINLKRREIEADMQDAALLHLDAFEPAESSTICVFDDSWHQGVIGIVASRLKEKFYRPTITFAPGADGWIKGSGRSIPGFHLRDALDLVYKKAPSLIDKFGGHAMAAGLTLRADAFDAFAKAFEEVGRAWLSKQQLERVVETDGPLEDAYYTTNFIELMAGQVWGQGFAPPVFCDDFRVVSQRILKERHLKLLLEKNGARYDAIWFGHTDALGDRAKVAFRLDANEYNGVTKVQLLVEHAEAA, encoded by the coding sequence ATGACCCGTATCGCCACCCGCAACATCCCGTTCCGCGAATCCGAAATGCTGCGCCAGAACGGCATCCACCCAGTGCTGGCGCGCCTGTACGCCGCGCGCGGCCTGACCGATCCGAAAGAACTGTCCAGCGAACTGGCAGCCATGATTCCGCCATCCGGCCTGCTGCACATCGACGCCGCCGCCGTGTTCCTGGCCGACTCCATCGGCGCGCGCAAGCGCATGGTGATCGTGGCCGATTACGACTGCGACGGCGCCACCGCCTGCGCCGTGGCGCTGCGCGGGCTGCGCGCGATGGGTGCCGATATCGACTTCATCGTGCCGAACCGCTTCGAGTACGGTTACGGCCTGACGCCGGAAATCGTCGAGCTGACGGCGCGCGAAAAGCAGCCGGACATCATCATCACCGTCGACAACGGCATCGCCAGCATCGACGGCGTGGCGGAAGCCAACCGGCGCGGCATCGAAGTGATAGTCACCGATCACCACTTGCCGGCCGATACCCTGCCCGCCGCGCGCGTGATCGTCAATCCCAACCAGCCGGAGTGCGGCTTCCCGAGCAAGCATATCGCCGGTGTCGGCGTGATGTTCTATGTGCTGCTGGCCTTGCGCGCCGAGTTGCGCAAGCGCGGCGTGTTCGACGCCCAGACGCAGCCCAAGCTGGACAACATGCTCGACCTGGTGGCACTGGGCACTGTGGCGGACGTGGTCAAGCTGGATGCCAACAACCGCATCCTGGTGGCGCAAGGCCTGAAGCGCATGCGCGCCGGCCGCATGCACGCCGGCGTGGCGGCGCTGTTCCGCGTGGCCGGCCGCGAGCCACGCAACGCCAATCCGTTCGATCTGGGCTTCGCGCTCGGCCCGCGCCTGAACGCGGCCGGCCGGCTGGAAGATATGTCGCTGGGGATCGAATGCCTGGTCACCGACGATGAAGACCGCGCATGGCAGCTGGCGCAGCAGCTTAACGAAATCAATTTGAAACGGCGCGAGATCGAAGCCGACATGCAGGACGCGGCGCTGCTGCACCTGGACGCCTTCGAGCCGGCCGAGAGCAGCACCATCTGCGTGTTCGACGACTCCTGGCACCAGGGCGTGATCGGCATCGTCGCCTCGCGCCTGAAGGAGAAGTTTTATCGCCCGACCATTACCTTCGCCCCCGGCGCGGATGGCTGGATCAAAGGGTCGGGCCGCTCGATTCCCGGCTTCCACCTGCGCGACGCGCTGGACCTGGTGTATAAAAAGGCGCCGTCGCTGATCGACAAATTCGGCGGTCACGCGATGGCGGCCGGCCTGACGCTGCGCGCCGACGCTTTCGACGCCTTCGCCAAGGCCTTCGAGGAAGTCGGCCGCGCATGGCTCAGCAAGCAGCAGCTGGAACGCGTCGTCGAAACCGACGGCCCGCTGGAAGACGCCTATTACACCACCAATTTCATCGAACTGATGGCCGGCCAGGTGTGGGGTCAAGGCTTTGCGCCGCCGGTATTCTGCGACGATTTCCGCGTAGTCAGCCAGCGCATTCTGAAAGAGCGCCACCTCAAGCTACTGCTGGAGAAAAACGGCGCCCGCTACGACGCCATCTGGTTCGGCCACACCGACGCGCTGGGCGACCGCGCCAAAGTCGCGTTCCGGCTGGACGCCAACGAGTACAACGGCGTGACGAAAGTGCAACTGCTGGTGGAGCACGCCGAGGCGGCATAA